The DNA sequence GCCCAAATCTTCATAAAAAAACTTGTCCGCGAAATCCTTGACCCGTTCCGGTCCTGCATCCTTTATCTTTTCAGTGAGGTATGTACTTTCGAGCACTACCTTTTTGCGAAACGCCTTATCGGTCATATCACTTCTACTCACTCCCAAAACCACGAAGTTATCGGGCAGATTGTTCGAAAGATGTAGGTTAAAAAGAGCAGGTACCAATTTACGGGCCGTCAAATCGCCCGAAGCTCCAAAAATGACCAGCATCTGGTCTGCAGTTTTTTTCATGAATCAGAAATGTTAGCGATGCATCAACCAATATTTGAGGTTCACGAATATAAGGTTTATTTTAGGTTTCCTTTTTAGGAATTAGGTTAAGGAAAAACTTCATAAACTTTGATAATAGGCAATGACAGCACAGCTATATGATTTCGGATTGGTAGGCTTGGGGGTAATGGGCAGAAACTTCATTCTCAATGTCGCCGATAATGGCTTTACAGCCTTTGGCAACGATTTGGATGAAGCGAAAGTAAACGCTTTGATTGAGGAAGGTGGCGACCCCAACAGGGTCAATGCCAGTGTTGATGCCACCGTTTTTGTCAACTCGCTTTCCAAACCTCGGAAAATCATGCTGTTGGTTCCCGCTGGAAAAATCGTCGACAGTGTCATTGAAAGTCTATTGCCGCTCTTGGATGAGGAGGATATTATCATTGATGGAGGAAATTCATTTTTTACCGATACCGATCGTCGTGAAGCCTACCTGAAAGAAAAGGGCATCAACTTTTTTGGTGCCGGGGTTTCTGGAGGTGCCAAAGGGGCCCGGTTGGGTCCCAGCATTATGCCTGGAGGCTCGAAAGCGGCCTATCAACACGTAAAACCCATTTTTGAAGCAGTTTCCGCTAAATATAAGGGTGAGCCATGTGTGGCCTATCTCGGACCAAAATCGGCCGGCAACTATGTGAAAATGGTGCACAATGGCATTGAGTATGGCCTCATGCAATTGACCTCCGAAATTTATGACCTACTGAAAAAAGCCGGAAAGTTATCCAACGAAGAACTGCATAAAACCTATTCAGAATGGAATCAGGGTCGATTGCAATCATTTCTGGTAGAGATTACCTCTGAGATCTTCGCCCAAAAAGATGACCTGACCGATGGCGATTTGGTCGATATGATCCTTGACAAGGCCAAACAAAAAGGCACGGGCAAATGGACCTCACAAAACGCCATGGATCTCGGCATACCCGTACCGACCATTGATATTGCTGTCAGCATGCGTGAAATCTCGGCACTTAAGGCAGAACGAACCAAAGCAGATGAACGCTACGATAGGCCAGAGCCAGAAGCATTTATAAAAAGTGCCTTGGTGGAAAAGGCCGAACAAGCCCTCTATTTTGCGTTTATCATGGCCTACGCGCAAGGTATGCACCAATTGGCCGATGCCAGCAAAGAATATGGCTATGAACTTGATTTAGGGGAAATCGCCAAAATCTGGCGCGCAGGTTGCATTATTCGTGCCGCGTTATTGGCCGATATTACTGAAGCCTACCAATCAGAACCCGAATTACAGAACCTATTACTTTCAAAATCGTTTGTCGAAAAGGTTCAAAGTACGGTAGATGCTGCAAGGGAACTAGTCAGCTATGGGGCGGTAAATGGCATTCCTTTGCCCGGACTTTCCAATGCACTGATCTACTTCGATGCCTACACCTCTCAGCGGTTGCCCTTAAACCTGATTCAAGCACAACGTGATTATTTTGGTTCGCATACCTACGAGCGCATTGATAGAGAAGGTATTTTTCATACAGATTGGCAGGAATAGCAAATGACAATGAAGCAACACAGATATGGTATTGTTTTGACGATAGGTTCAACGCGTACACTATTCAATAAGCATATGACCAATTGTACTAAACTGATGTTATAGGTTAATCGACGTAAAGTTTTAATGAAATACACCTAATTTTTAATATTGCTATGAGATTTCTAAAGAGAAACATTTCATTTCTCATTGTGTGTTTTTCAATTTCACTTTTGAGCGCACAGAATGAAATAATCCCTAGAGAGGGTTATTCGCCCCAAATTGGCATAATGGTAGATATGCTCGAAGAGCTAAAAGACCTCATTACAGCTGATGTGCAAGGTTTGAGCCAAGAGCAAACTGATTTCTTGTTCGATGACGAGGCCAATAGTATTGGTGCCATAATTATGCATATAGCTGCCACTGAATCTTACATTCAGGTGGAAACCTTGGAAGAACGGGTTTGGACACCCGATGAAGCAGAATTTTTCGGAATTGCGGGAGGATTGAGTATGGAATCACGCGAGAAATTGAGAGGGAAACCAATATCTTATTATTTAGCTGTTTGGAATGAGGTCAGGAACAAAACCCTTGAAGGATTCAAAGCGAGAGATGATGTTTGGTTTGCCGCCAATATCGATGAGGGCATGAACAATCATTGGGCATGGTTTCATATACTGAAACACACGGCCAATCATATGGGCCAAATTGCATTGGTCAAAAGTAGACTACCCAAATAATTTTGTTTCAGGGAAAGAAAACCAACACAAAAGCATGCCCAAAACCCAATACCGTGTTTATGTAGTGGAACTCAGTAAAAAGGTTTTTACCGAGCACCGCCGGTTTCGGGAAGCCAATCCACAATTCAATGGTGTCTTGGAGTGTCTCTATGTGGGCATGACCAGCAAAACCCCCAAAGAACGTTTTTTGCAGCATAAAATGGGGTACACCAATAAAAGAGGGCACAATCTTTCATCGAGCATTGTTAGAAAATATGGTAGTTATCTACGCCCCAGTCTGTACAACCACATCGAACCGATGACCGATCGTGCAACAGCCCTAAAAATGGAAGAAAAACTGGCTATGGAACTAAGAAGAAAGCGATATGCGGTTTGGTACAACTGATAGAATGCCTTGCACATTTCTATTTCGATAAATACACCTTCCTTATGAAATACAGATAATAAAGTTCTTTTATACTGTCAATGAGAAGGATTCTCACTGGGCGCTTTTCTGTTCTGGGCCAACAAGATCAATTTCTTGTTGTTCATCTGCCAACCTTAATTCATTTATTTCCCCCAATCCTTCAAAATACCACTGAACGCCACCTATCTTGCCCAAATCAACGGTAAGTTCTTTCGAGTAGACTTCTTGTTGTTCAACAAATACCTTTAAAAACCCTTTGTTGACCCTCATGCGGCAATGGGTCCATTGATCGGTATCCCTACCGAACGCCGAAAAATCATGGTTCTTTCCAGAGACCATTCCTTTGTCGATAAAAAAGGACAAATCTCCCACACAGCCCGGTCTACTGAACGCCAGTGATATTACCTCTCTGGTACCCGTAATTGTCATTCTAACGTTATGGCAAATACTGCTTTCCATAGCCTTGGCCATTCTAAAGGAAGTGGTCAATTCAAAATCGCTACCATCTATATCTGGTGCAGGTGATAAATGGGCCAAATAGAGTTTTCCATCAT is a window from the Muricauda sp. SCSIO 65647 genome containing:
- the gndA gene encoding NADP-dependent phosphogluconate dehydrogenase is translated as MTAQLYDFGLVGLGVMGRNFILNVADNGFTAFGNDLDEAKVNALIEEGGDPNRVNASVDATVFVNSLSKPRKIMLLVPAGKIVDSVIESLLPLLDEEDIIIDGGNSFFTDTDRREAYLKEKGINFFGAGVSGGAKGARLGPSIMPGGSKAAYQHVKPIFEAVSAKYKGEPCVAYLGPKSAGNYVKMVHNGIEYGLMQLTSEIYDLLKKAGKLSNEELHKTYSEWNQGRLQSFLVEITSEIFAQKDDLTDGDLVDMILDKAKQKGTGKWTSQNAMDLGIPVPTIDIAVSMREISALKAERTKADERYDRPEPEAFIKSALVEKAEQALYFAFIMAYAQGMHQLADASKEYGYELDLGEIAKIWRAGCIIRAALLADITEAYQSEPELQNLLLSKSFVEKVQSTVDAARELVSYGAVNGIPLPGLSNALIYFDAYTSQRLPLNLIQAQRDYFGSHTYERIDREGIFHTDWQE
- a CDS encoding DUF664 domain-containing protein, whose product is MRFLKRNISFLIVCFSISLLSAQNEIIPREGYSPQIGIMVDMLEELKDLITADVQGLSQEQTDFLFDDEANSIGAIIMHIAATESYIQVETLEERVWTPDEAEFFGIAGGLSMESREKLRGKPISYYLAVWNEVRNKTLEGFKARDDVWFAANIDEGMNNHWAWFHILKHTANHMGQIALVKSRLPK
- a CDS encoding ribose-5-phosphate isomerase, whose translation is MPKTQYRVYVVELSKKVFTEHRRFREANPQFNGVLECLYVGMTSKTPKERFLQHKMGYTNKRGHNLSSSIVRKYGSYLRPSLYNHIEPMTDRATALKMEEKLAMELRRKRYAVWYN